From the Micromonospora sediminicola genome, one window contains:
- the zwf gene encoding glucose-6-phosphate dehydrogenase, whose translation MNPLRDPQDRRLPRIPEPCALVIFGVTGDLARKKLLPAVYDLANRGLLPPGFVVLGFARRDWGDGDFESVAHDAAKKHARTPWREEVWARLAGNIKFVGGSFDDDAAFDQLAGTLDELRDSHGIAGNAAFYFSIPPAAFPVVLKQLARTGMADNAKSGGWRRVVVEKPFGNDLPSAKALNDLVDDVFTRQDVFRIDHYLGKETVQNILALRFANNLFEPLWNSKYVDSVQITMAEDVGIGTRAAFYDSVGTARDVLQNHLLQLLALVAMEEPTSFDADEIRAEKLKVLKAITVPRDVSRDTVRGQYLPGWVGGERAKGYLEEEGVPEGSTTETYVAVKLGIQNRRWAGVPFYIRAGKRLPRRVTEVAIMFKKAPHLPFDDADMESLGPNQLVIRVQPDEGVVLKFGSKVPGTTMEVRDIAMDFQYGEAFTESSPEAYERLVLDVLIGDRTLFPDAAEVEQSWQVVDPLEHAWEGTTPEPYRAGEWGPRAADEMLAAEGRAWRRA comes from the coding sequence GTGAACCCACTGCGCGACCCCCAGGACCGGCGGCTGCCGCGGATCCCCGAGCCGTGCGCCCTGGTGATCTTCGGGGTCACCGGGGACCTGGCCCGGAAGAAGCTGCTGCCGGCGGTCTACGACCTGGCCAACCGAGGGCTGCTGCCGCCCGGTTTCGTGGTCCTCGGCTTCGCCCGCCGGGACTGGGGCGACGGGGACTTCGAGTCGGTCGCCCACGACGCGGCCAAGAAGCACGCCCGCACCCCGTGGCGGGAGGAGGTGTGGGCCCGCCTGGCCGGCAACATCAAGTTCGTCGGCGGCTCGTTCGACGACGACGCCGCGTTCGACCAGCTCGCCGGCACGCTGGACGAGCTGCGCGACTCGCACGGCATCGCGGGCAACGCCGCCTTCTACTTCTCCATCCCCCCGGCGGCCTTCCCGGTGGTGCTCAAGCAGCTCGCCCGCACCGGCATGGCGGACAACGCGAAGTCCGGCGGCTGGCGTCGGGTGGTGGTGGAGAAGCCGTTCGGCAACGACCTGCCGTCGGCCAAGGCGCTCAACGACCTGGTCGACGACGTCTTCACCCGCCAGGACGTCTTCCGGATCGACCACTACCTGGGCAAGGAGACGGTCCAGAACATCCTCGCCCTGCGGTTCGCCAACAACCTGTTCGAGCCGCTCTGGAACTCCAAGTACGTCGACTCGGTGCAGATCACCATGGCCGAGGACGTCGGCATCGGCACCCGGGCCGCGTTCTACGACTCCGTCGGCACCGCCCGCGACGTGCTCCAGAACCACCTCCTCCAGCTGCTCGCGCTGGTGGCCATGGAGGAGCCGACCAGCTTCGACGCCGACGAGATCCGGGCCGAGAAGCTCAAGGTGCTCAAGGCCATCACGGTCCCCCGGGACGTCTCCCGGGACACCGTGCGCGGCCAGTACCTGCCCGGCTGGGTGGGTGGCGAGCGGGCCAAGGGCTACCTGGAGGAGGAGGGCGTCCCGGAGGGTTCCACCACCGAGACGTACGTGGCGGTGAAGCTGGGCATCCAGAACCGGCGCTGGGCCGGGGTGCCGTTCTACATCCGGGCCGGCAAGCGGCTCCCCCGCCGGGTCACCGAGGTGGCCATCATGTTCAAGAAGGCGCCGCACCTGCCGTTCGACGACGCGGACATGGAGTCCCTCGGCCCCAACCAGCTCGTCATCCGGGTGCAGCCGGACGAGGGCGTGGTGCTGAAGTTCGGCTCCAAGGTGCCGGGCACCACGATGGAGGTCCGCGACATCGCGATGGACTTCCAGTACGGCGAGGCGTTCACCGAGTCCAGCCCGGAGGCGTACGAGCGGCTGGTGCTGGACGTGCTCATCGGCGACCGGACGCTGTTCCCCGACGCCGCCGAGGTCGAGCAGAGCTGGCAGGTGGTCGACCCGCTGGAGCACGCCTGGGAGGGCACGACGCCGGAGCCGTACCGGGCCGGTGAGTGGGGCCCCCGGGCCGCCGACGAGATGCTGGCCGCCGAGGGCCGGGCTTGGAGAAGAGCATGA
- the secG gene encoding preprotein translocase subunit SecG, protein MPIWFAYTMITLLVITSVLLVLLILLHRGKGGGLSSMFGGGVSSSLAGSSVAEKNLDRYTVLVGIVWFACIVGIGLWLRLQMSSGT, encoded by the coding sequence ATGCCGATCTGGTTCGCCTACACGATGATCACGTTGCTGGTCATCACCAGCGTGCTGCTCGTCCTGCTGATCCTCCTGCACCGCGGTAAGGGCGGCGGGTTGTCGAGCATGTTCGGCGGCGGCGTCAGCTCCAGCCTGGCCGGTTCGTCCGTGGCCGAGAAGAACCTCGACCGCTACACCGTCCTGGTGGGGATCGTCTGGTTCGCGTGCATCGTCGGGATCGGGCTCTGGCTCCGGCTCCAGATGAGCAGCGGCACCTGA
- the tal gene encoding transaldolase — MTDRLSELQNAGVAIWLDDLSRVRLTSGGLDKLRRESHVAGVTTNPTIFAKALSDADEYDWQLRDLAIRDVDVEEAVRMLTTYDVRWACDVMRPSYDASAGVDGRVSIEVDPRSAHDADKTAAEAKALWWLVDRPNLFIKIPATEEGLPAITRTLAEGISVNVTLIFGLDRYSQVMEAFLAGLEQAQANGHDLSKIGSVASFFVSRVDSEVDKRLEKIGSDQAKALRGKAAVANARLAYERYGEVFSSARWQKLADAGAHPQRPLWASTSTKNPDYRDVIYVEELIAPGTVNTMPEPVIHAYADHGETQADTITGAYDDARQVFADLESVGVDLADVIATLEKEGVEKFEASWLELLEGVKKSLAEAAKGADRPHRAAGDNAQAAQQAGGNA, encoded by the coding sequence ATGACGGACAGGCTGAGCGAGCTCCAGAACGCCGGGGTGGCGATCTGGCTCGACGATCTTTCCCGGGTACGACTGACCTCCGGCGGGCTGGACAAGCTGCGCCGGGAGAGCCACGTGGCCGGCGTGACCACCAACCCGACGATCTTCGCCAAGGCGCTGAGCGACGCCGACGAGTACGACTGGCAGCTGCGTGACCTGGCCATCCGCGACGTGGACGTCGAGGAGGCGGTCCGCATGCTCACCACGTACGACGTGCGGTGGGCCTGCGACGTGATGCGCCCCTCGTACGACGCCAGCGCCGGCGTGGACGGCCGGGTGTCGATCGAGGTCGACCCGCGCTCGGCGCACGACGCGGACAAGACCGCCGCCGAGGCCAAGGCGCTGTGGTGGCTGGTCGACCGGCCGAACCTCTTCATCAAGATCCCGGCGACCGAGGAAGGCCTGCCGGCGATCACCAGGACGCTGGCCGAGGGGATCAGCGTCAACGTCACGCTGATCTTCGGTCTGGACCGCTACTCGCAGGTGATGGAGGCGTTCCTGGCCGGCCTGGAGCAGGCGCAGGCCAACGGGCACGACCTGTCGAAGATCGGCTCGGTCGCCTCGTTCTTCGTCTCCCGGGTCGACAGCGAGGTGGACAAGCGGCTGGAGAAGATCGGCTCCGACCAGGCGAAGGCGCTGCGCGGCAAGGCCGCGGTGGCCAACGCGCGGCTGGCCTACGAGCGGTACGGCGAGGTGTTCTCCTCCGCCCGCTGGCAGAAGCTGGCCGACGCCGGCGCCCACCCGCAGCGCCCGCTGTGGGCCTCCACCTCGACGAAGAACCCGGACTACCGGGACGTCATCTACGTCGAGGAGCTGATCGCGCCGGGCACGGTCAACACCATGCCGGAGCCGGTCATCCACGCCTACGCCGACCACGGCGAGACGCAGGCGGACACGATCACCGGCGCGTACGACGACGCGCGGCAGGTCTTCGCCGACCTGGAGTCCGTCGGTGTCGACCTGGCCGACGTGATCGCCACCCTGGAGAAGGAGGGCGTGGAGAAGTTCGAGGCCAGCTGGCTGGAGCTGCTCGAGGGGGTCAAGAAGTCCCTCGCCGAGGCGGCCAAGGGCGCGGACCGCCCGCACCGGGCCGCCGGGGACAACGCGCAGGCCGCCCAGCAGGCCGGCGGGAACGCGTGA
- a CDS encoding glucose-6-phosphate dehydrogenase assembly protein OpcA translates to MIGLWDTTGNEVVKALAAERRSAGGVASGMALTLIVVVDEKRVREAEAAATIAAAAHPCRLLVVVRSDVERDRNRLDAEIVVGGRLGPCEAVVTRMYGRLALHAESVVMPLLVPDVPVVTWWHGEPPEEIATDFLGVVADRRITDSAQAADPIAALKQRAHDYAPGDTDLAWTRITPWRTLVAGAFDTTQARVTEATVVAPRTDPTAALMRGWLNARLGIDPAWEHTDEFPRMREVQLRCANGDELTLTRDDSIAVFRRTGQEDRTLPLVRRPLGDELAEELRRLDADQVYAEALGAAAGLAGLDQRPAQRVHVWKDPATARRAEAGVTAHAGATANE, encoded by the coding sequence ATGATCGGGTTGTGGGACACCACCGGCAACGAGGTGGTCAAGGCGCTGGCCGCGGAGCGACGCAGCGCGGGCGGGGTGGCCAGCGGCATGGCGCTCACACTGATCGTCGTGGTGGACGAGAAGCGGGTCCGGGAAGCCGAGGCGGCAGCCACCATCGCCGCCGCCGCGCACCCCTGCCGGCTGCTCGTGGTGGTCCGCTCCGACGTCGAGCGGGACCGCAACCGGCTGGACGCGGAGATCGTCGTCGGCGGCCGGCTCGGGCCGTGCGAGGCGGTGGTGACCCGGATGTACGGCCGGCTCGCGCTGCACGCCGAGTCGGTGGTGATGCCGCTGCTGGTGCCGGACGTGCCGGTGGTGACCTGGTGGCACGGCGAGCCGCCGGAGGAGATCGCCACCGACTTCCTCGGCGTGGTGGCCGACCGGCGGATCACCGACTCGGCGCAGGCCGCCGACCCGATCGCCGCGCTGAAGCAGCGCGCCCACGACTACGCCCCGGGCGACACCGACCTGGCCTGGACCCGGATCACCCCGTGGCGCACGCTCGTCGCGGGCGCGTTCGACACCACCCAGGCCCGGGTCACCGAGGCGACGGTGGTGGCGCCGCGCACCGACCCCACGGCGGCGCTGATGCGCGGTTGGCTCAACGCCCGCCTCGGCATCGACCCGGCCTGGGAGCACACCGACGAGTTCCCCCGGATGCGGGAGGTGCAGCTGCGCTGCGCCAACGGCGACGAGCTGACGCTGACCCGGGACGACAGCATCGCCGTCTTCCGCCGCACCGGGCAGGAGGACCGGACGCTGCCGCTGGTCCGTCGGCCGCTCGGCGACGAGCTGGCCGAGGAGCTGCGCCGGCTCGACGCCGACCAGGTGTACGCCGAGGCGCTCGGCGCGGCGGCCGGCCTGGCCGGGCTGGACCAGCGCCCGGCGCAGCGGGTGCACGTGTGGAAGGACCCGGCCACCGCCCGACGGGCCGAGGCCGGCGTGACCGCGCACGCGGGCGCGACCGCGAACGAGTGA
- a CDS encoding RNA polymerase-binding protein RbpA, producing MPSNNVIRGTRIGSAPERFDQRTEPAPRRPVVYWCRHGHRVEFLIAAEAETPASWDCPRCGEPAGPDPGNPPGRTRAEPYKTHLAYVQERRTPEEGEALLAEALAALRRRRGRA from the coding sequence GTGCCCAGCAACAACGTCATCCGCGGCACCCGGATCGGGTCCGCCCCCGAGCGTTTCGACCAGCGCACCGAACCGGCGCCGCGCCGGCCGGTCGTCTACTGGTGCCGCCACGGGCACCGGGTCGAGTTCCTGATCGCCGCCGAGGCGGAGACGCCCGCGTCGTGGGACTGCCCCCGCTGCGGCGAGCCGGCCGGCCCCGACCCGGGCAACCCGCCGGGCCGCACCCGCGCCGAGCCCTACAAGACCCACCTGGCGTACGTGCAGGAGCGGCGCACGCCGGAGGAGGGGGAGGCGCTGCTCGCCGAGGCCCTCGCCGCGCTGCGCCGCCGTCGCGGCCGCGCCTGA
- a CDS encoding glucose-6-phosphate isomerase — MSDLLAGPADIAAGLAVHGADAVDRSARAALVAHDVPARLAAQDPTLWGPGAEAAARARLGWLDTHCRSRDLLPQLAELTAELGDLDHVVLAGDPDLTLAAEVIASCLGRPLTVLDSADPGPVRAAVADRPARTVLVLAGRHGLDRTADAHLRVWRAAWDDSGPEAARHVVVVTAPGSPLEALADELGAVVIPADPEVAGHSTALTAFGLVPAALAGAPVIELLDEAAALAGALDRDRDNPGLALGAALAGAAEHGRASVALVPDGTGLDGLRHWAAALLATAAGGRVLPVAAESPDAPGATGAGVLTVGLGGALGAGVAPGVAADVAVNGPLGAHFLTWEYAAAVAAVALRVDPFAEPADPAGDDEPAPDAGPPSSVEGAIEVYAPTGAPADLAGALRWLCAGLGEDEHLAVTAYLDRRADAAVTGLRPLLARTTGRPVTLGWGSRRPGATDARGRHLLITGAVTDDLPVPGRPYTFAELQAARAAGDRRALAGRERPVLRLHLTERAAGVAQLLDTAGRTRT, encoded by the coding sequence GTGAGCGACCTGTTGGCCGGGCCGGCGGACATCGCCGCCGGCCTGGCCGTGCACGGCGCGGACGCGGTCGACCGGTCCGCGCGCGCCGCGCTGGTCGCCCACGACGTCCCCGCGCGGCTGGCCGCCCAGGACCCGACCCTCTGGGGCCCCGGGGCCGAAGCGGCGGCGCGCGCCCGGCTCGGCTGGCTGGACACCCACTGCCGCAGCCGCGACCTGCTCCCCCAACTCGCCGAGTTGACCGCCGAGCTGGGCGACCTGGACCACGTGGTGCTCGCCGGCGACCCTGACCTGACGCTCGCCGCCGAGGTGATCGCCAGCTGCCTGGGCCGGCCGCTGACCGTCCTCGACAGCGCCGATCCGGGCCCGGTCCGCGCGGCGGTGGCCGACCGGCCGGCGCGTACCGTGCTGGTGCTCGCCGGACGGCACGGCCTGGACCGGACCGCCGACGCGCACCTGCGGGTCTGGCGGGCGGCCTGGGACGACTCCGGCCCGGAGGCCGCCCGGCACGTCGTGGTGGTCACCGCGCCCGGCTCCCCGCTGGAGGCGCTCGCCGACGAGCTGGGCGCGGTGGTGATCCCGGCCGACCCGGAGGTGGCCGGGCACTCAACCGCGCTCACCGCGTTCGGCCTGGTCCCGGCGGCGCTCGCGGGCGCGCCGGTGATCGAACTGCTGGACGAGGCGGCGGCGCTGGCCGGCGCGCTCGACCGGGACCGGGACAATCCCGGCCTGGCCCTGGGCGCGGCCCTGGCCGGGGCGGCGGAGCACGGTCGGGCCAGCGTCGCGCTGGTGCCCGACGGCACCGGCCTGGACGGGCTGCGCCACTGGGCCGCCGCGTTGCTCGCCACCGCCGCCGGCGGGCGCGTGCTGCCGGTGGCGGCGGAATCCCCCGACGCTCCCGGCGCCACCGGGGCGGGCGTGCTGACGGTCGGCCTCGGCGGGGCCCTCGGCGCGGGCGTCGCGCCCGGCGTCGCCGCCGACGTCGCGGTCAACGGCCCGCTCGGCGCCCACTTCCTCACCTGGGAGTACGCCGCGGCGGTCGCCGCCGTGGCGCTGCGGGTCGACCCGTTCGCCGAGCCGGCGGACCCGGCCGGCGACGACGAGCCGGCGCCGGACGCCGGGCCGCCGTCGTCCGTCGAGGGCGCGATCGAGGTGTACGCCCCGACCGGCGCGCCCGCCGACCTGGCCGGCGCGCTCCGCTGGCTCTGCGCCGGGCTGGGCGAGGACGAGCACCTCGCGGTGACCGCCTACCTCGACCGGCGGGCCGACGCGGCGGTGACCGGGCTGCGCCCGCTGCTGGCCCGCACCACCGGTCGACCGGTCACCCTCGGGTGGGGGTCGCGTCGCCCGGGCGCCACCGACGCGCGCGGCCGGCACCTGCTGATCACCGGTGCGGTCACCGATGATCTGCCGGTGCCCGGTCGCCCGTACACCTTCGCGGAACTTCAGGCGGCCCGGGCCGCCGGCGACCGGCGGGCCCTGGCCGGCCGGGAGCGACCGGTGCTGCGACTGCACCTGACCGAGCGGGCGGCGGGCGTCGCCCAACTGCTGGATACGGCCGGACGGACACGCACGTGA
- the pgl gene encoding 6-phosphogluconolactonase: MTEASVAVHADPDLLAQAVAARLVVKLLDAQAERGQASVVLTGGRIAAAVYRAVGQLPARDAVDWSRVDVWWGDERFLPAGDPERNETQARAALLDAVPLDPARVHPMPASDGPAGDDPEAAAAGYARELAAAARPGHATLPHFDVLMLGVGEDGHVASVFPEHPVHHDNRPVSAVRGSPKPPPVRTTLTLPAINTAEEVWLVAAGADKARAVGMALAGAGSRQLPAAGVRGVSRTLWLLDRAAAADVPPRSRSLR, from the coding sequence ATGACTGAGGCGAGTGTCGCCGTACACGCCGACCCCGACCTGCTGGCGCAGGCGGTGGCGGCCCGGTTGGTGGTGAAGCTGCTCGACGCGCAGGCCGAGCGGGGCCAGGCGTCGGTGGTGCTGACCGGCGGGCGGATCGCCGCGGCGGTCTACCGGGCGGTCGGGCAGCTGCCCGCCCGGGACGCCGTGGACTGGTCCCGGGTCGACGTGTGGTGGGGCGACGAGCGGTTCCTGCCGGCCGGTGACCCGGAGCGCAACGAGACCCAGGCCCGGGCGGCGCTGCTGGACGCGGTGCCGCTGGACCCGGCGCGGGTGCACCCGATGCCGGCGTCGGACGGTCCGGCCGGCGACGACCCGGAGGCGGCCGCCGCCGGGTACGCGCGGGAGCTGGCCGCCGCCGCCCGGCCGGGGCACGCCACCCTGCCCCACTTCGACGTGCTGATGCTCGGCGTGGGCGAGGACGGGCACGTGGCGTCGGTGTTCCCGGAGCACCCGGTGCACCACGACAACCGCCCGGTCAGCGCGGTGCGGGGCAGCCCGAAGCCGCCGCCGGTGCGGACCACGCTGACCCTGCCGGCGATCAACACGGCCGAGGAGGTGTGGCTGGTCGCCGCCGGGGCGGACAAGGCGCGGGCGGTGGGCATGGCGCTGGCCGGGGCCGGATCCCGGCAACTGCCGGCGGCGGGGGTGCGGGGTGTCTCCCGTACCCTCTGGCTGCTGGACCGGGCCGCGGCGGCCGACGTGCCGCCCCGGTCGCGCAGCCTGCGCTGA
- the tpiA gene encoding triose-phosphate isomerase yields MASTTRRPLMAGNWKMNLNHLEANLLVQKLAASLNEKQLTDVECVVLPPFTDLRTVQTAVDGDKLLIGYGAQDLSPFQSGAYTGDIAGPMLAKLGCGYVVVGHSERRQYHYEDDALVNAKVAAALANGLTPILCIGEGLEVREQLRQVPHCCDQLDGALKGLTAEQVTRVVVAYEPVWAIGTGKTATPEDAQEVCGEVRKRLVETYDEATAQQVRILYGGSVKSSNVAAIMAQPDVDGALVGGASLDAEEFAKICRFPEHTAR; encoded by the coding sequence ATGGCGAGCACCACCCGCCGGCCGCTGATGGCCGGCAACTGGAAGATGAACCTGAACCACCTCGAGGCCAACCTGCTGGTGCAGAAGCTGGCCGCGAGCCTGAACGAGAAGCAGCTCACCGACGTCGAGTGCGTGGTGCTGCCGCCCTTCACCGACCTGCGTACCGTGCAGACCGCGGTGGACGGCGACAAGCTGCTGATCGGCTACGGCGCGCAGGACCTGTCGCCGTTCCAGTCGGGCGCCTACACCGGTGACATCGCCGGGCCGATGCTGGCCAAGCTGGGCTGCGGCTACGTGGTGGTCGGCCACTCCGAGCGGCGGCAGTACCACTACGAGGACGACGCGCTGGTCAACGCGAAGGTGGCGGCGGCGCTGGCGAACGGGCTCACCCCGATCCTGTGCATCGGCGAGGGCCTGGAGGTGCGCGAGCAGCTCCGTCAGGTGCCGCACTGCTGCGACCAGCTCGACGGCGCGCTGAAGGGGCTCACCGCCGAGCAGGTCACCAGGGTCGTCGTGGCGTACGAGCCGGTCTGGGCGATCGGCACCGGCAAGACGGCGACGCCGGAGGACGCCCAGGAGGTGTGCGGCGAGGTGCGCAAGCGGCTCGTCGAGACCTACGACGAGGCCACCGCGCAGCAGGTCCGGATCCTCTACGGCGGCTCGGTCAAGTCCTCGAACGTCGCCGCGATCATGGCGCAGCCGGACGTGGACGGGGCCCTGGTCGGGGGCGCCAGCCTGGACGCCGAGGAGTTCGCGAAGATCTGCCGGTTCCCGGAGCACACCGCCCGCTGA
- a CDS encoding phosphoglycerate kinase produces the protein MRNLDDLLAEGVSGRRVLVRADLNVPLDKQTGEITDDGRIRAVLPTLSALVQAGAKVVVCSHLGRPKGAPDPQFSLRPVAGRLGELLGAPVHFAEDTVGDSARSTVAELADGQVALLENLRFNKGETSKDDTERGAFADQLAALGDVYVDDAFGAVHRKHASVHDVPARLPHVAGRLVLREVEVLSRLTGDPERPYVVVLGGSKVSDKLAVIEALLPTVDRLLIGGGMCFTFLKAQGHEVGTSLLEADMVETCRNLMERAPGKIMLPVDVVAADAFAPDAAHDTVPADGIPSHRLGLDIGPETVAGFAAALSQAKTIFWNGPMGVFEMAAFANGTRGVAEAITKADAFSVVGGGDSAAAVRALGLDESSFGHISTGGGASLEYLEGKTLPGIAALEN, from the coding sequence ATCCGCAACCTCGACGACCTGCTCGCCGAGGGGGTGTCGGGTCGGCGCGTGCTGGTGCGCGCCGACCTGAACGTCCCGCTCGACAAGCAGACCGGTGAGATCACCGACGACGGCCGGATCCGCGCCGTCCTGCCGACGCTGAGCGCGTTGGTGCAGGCCGGCGCGAAGGTGGTCGTCTGCTCGCACCTGGGCCGCCCCAAGGGCGCGCCGGACCCGCAGTTCAGCCTCCGTCCGGTCGCCGGCCGGCTCGGTGAGCTGCTCGGCGCCCCGGTGCACTTCGCCGAGGACACCGTCGGCGACTCGGCCCGGTCGACCGTGGCGGAGTTGGCCGACGGCCAGGTCGCCCTGCTGGAGAACCTGCGTTTCAACAAGGGCGAGACCAGCAAGGACGACACCGAGCGGGGCGCCTTCGCCGACCAGCTCGCCGCGCTCGGCGACGTGTACGTGGACGACGCGTTCGGCGCCGTGCACCGCAAGCACGCCAGTGTGCACGACGTGCCGGCGCGGCTGCCGCACGTCGCCGGCCGCCTGGTGCTGCGTGAGGTGGAGGTGCTCAGTCGGCTCACCGGCGACCCGGAGCGGCCCTACGTGGTGGTTCTGGGCGGCTCGAAGGTCTCCGACAAGCTGGCCGTGATCGAGGCGCTGCTGCCCACTGTCGACCGGCTGCTGATCGGTGGCGGGATGTGCTTCACCTTCCTCAAGGCCCAGGGCCACGAGGTGGGCACGTCGCTGCTGGAGGCGGACATGGTCGAGACCTGCCGCAACCTGATGGAACGCGCCCCGGGCAAGATCATGCTCCCGGTCGACGTGGTGGCCGCGGACGCCTTCGCCCCGGACGCCGCGCACGACACCGTGCCGGCCGACGGCATCCCCAGCCACCGGCTGGGGCTGGACATCGGCCCGGAGACGGTGGCCGGTTTCGCCGCCGCGCTGTCGCAGGCGAAGACCATCTTCTGGAACGGCCCGATGGGCGTGTTCGAGATGGCGGCGTTCGCGAACGGCACCCGCGGGGTGGCCGAGGCGATCACCAAGGCCGACGCGTTCAGCGTGGTCGGCGGCGGTGACTCGGCGGCGGCGGTGCGGGCGCTGGGCCTGGACGAGTCCTCGTTCGGGCACATCTCCACCGGCGGTGGCGCCTCCCTGGAATACCTGGAGGGCAAGACCCTCCCCGGCATCGCGGCCCTGGAGAACTGA
- the tkt gene encoding transketolase, whose protein sequence is MAAKRPELPALHWSDLDRRAVDTVRVLAMDAVEKSGNGHPGTAMSLAPAAYLLFNRVMRHNPADPNWPGRDRFVLSAGHSSLTLYIQLFLSGYPLALDDLKALRQWGSLTPGHPEHGHTPGVETTTGPLGQGLGNAVGMAMAARRERGLFDPEPDRADSPFRHDIWCIASDGDIEEGITHEASALAGHQQLGNLCVIYDDNEISIEDDTRIAKSEDVAARYEAYGWHVQTVDWRSGDADQGDYHEDVEALYQALLAARAETDRPSFIALRTIIGWPAPNKKNTGKIHGSALGADEVKATKEILGFDPQQSFQVDEEVLKHARQVLERGAQAQAEWTTGFDAWAQANPERKALWDRMATRTLPTGWTDAVPTFPADAKGVATRAASGKVLEALAPVLPELWGGSADLAESNNTTMKGEPSFVPAAHATKDFPGDEYGRTLHFGIREHAMGSILNGIALHGGTRPYGGTFLVFSDYMRPAVRLAALMKLPVTYVWTHDSIGLGEDGPTHQPIEHLTALRAIPGLDVVRPADANETAWAWRQALEHTDRPTALALSRQALPTIDRSEFGSAEGTAKGGYVLAEASNGKPQVILVGTGSEVQLCLTARERLEADGTPTRVVSMPCQEWFYEQDEAYRESVLPRGVKARVSVEAGIAMSWRAIVGDSGECVSIEHYGASAPYTVLFEQFGFTPDRIVAAAHAALTRVGDITGFTTGN, encoded by the coding sequence GTGGCTGCGAAACGACCCGAGCTTCCCGCTCTCCACTGGTCCGACCTCGACCGCAGGGCCGTCGACACGGTCCGCGTGCTGGCCATGGACGCCGTGGAGAAATCCGGCAACGGCCACCCGGGCACGGCGATGAGCCTCGCCCCGGCGGCGTACCTGCTCTTCAACCGGGTCATGCGGCACAACCCGGCCGACCCGAACTGGCCCGGCCGGGACCGGTTCGTGCTCTCCGCCGGGCACTCCAGCCTGACCCTCTACATTCAGCTCTTCCTCTCCGGCTACCCGCTGGCGCTGGACGACCTCAAGGCGCTGCGCCAGTGGGGCTCGCTCACCCCGGGCCACCCGGAGCACGGCCACACCCCCGGTGTGGAGACCACCACCGGCCCGCTCGGCCAGGGCCTCGGCAACGCGGTCGGCATGGCCATGGCGGCGCGCCGCGAGCGGGGTCTGTTCGACCCCGAGCCGGACCGCGCCGACTCGCCGTTCCGCCACGACATCTGGTGCATCGCCTCCGACGGGGACATCGAGGAGGGCATCACCCACGAGGCCAGCGCGCTCGCGGGCCACCAGCAGCTCGGCAACCTCTGCGTGATCTACGACGACAACGAGATCTCGATCGAGGACGACACCCGGATCGCCAAGAGCGAGGACGTGGCGGCCCGCTACGAGGCGTACGGCTGGCACGTGCAGACCGTCGACTGGCGCAGCGGCGACGCCGACCAGGGCGACTACCACGAGGACGTGGAGGCGCTCTACCAGGCGCTGCTGGCCGCCCGGGCGGAGACCGACCGGCCGTCGTTCATCGCGCTGCGCACGATCATCGGCTGGCCCGCGCCGAACAAGAAGAACACCGGCAAGATCCACGGCTCGGCGCTCGGCGCGGACGAGGTCAAGGCCACCAAGGAGATCCTCGGCTTCGACCCGCAGCAGAGCTTCCAGGTCGACGAGGAGGTGCTCAAGCACGCCCGCCAGGTGCTGGAGCGCGGCGCGCAGGCGCAGGCGGAGTGGACCACCGGGTTCGACGCCTGGGCGCAGGCCAACCCGGAGCGCAAGGCACTGTGGGACCGGATGGCCACCCGTACGCTGCCGACCGGCTGGACCGACGCGGTGCCCACCTTCCCGGCGGACGCCAAGGGCGTCGCCACCCGGGCCGCGTCCGGCAAGGTCCTGGAGGCCCTCGCCCCGGTGCTGCCCGAGCTGTGGGGCGGCTCGGCCGACCTGGCCGAGAGCAACAACACCACCATGAAGGGCGAGCCGTCCTTCGTCCCGGCGGCGCACGCCACCAAGGACTTCCCGGGCGACGAGTACGGCCGCACGCTGCACTTCGGCATCCGCGAGCACGCGATGGGCTCGATCCTCAACGGCATCGCGCTGCACGGCGGCACCCGTCCGTACGGCGGCACGTTCCTGGTGTTCAGCGACTACATGCGCCCGGCGGTGCGGCTGGCCGCGCTGATGAAGCTGCCGGTGACCTACGTCTGGACGCACGACTCGATCGGCCTCGGCGAGGACGGCCCGACGCACCAGCCGATCGAGCACCTGACCGCGCTGCGGGCCATCCCCGGCCTGGACGTGGTCCGCCCGGCCGACGCCAACGAGACCGCGTGGGCGTGGCGGCAGGCGCTGGAGCACACCGACCGGCCGACCGCGCTGGCGCTGAGCCGGCAGGCGCTGCCGACCATCGACCGCAGCGAGTTCGGCTCCGCCGAGGGCACCGCCAAGGGCGGCTACGTGCTGGCCGAGGCGTCCAACGGCAAGCCCCAGGTGATCCTCGTCGGCACCGGCTCCGAGGTGCAGCTCTGCCTCACCGCGCGGGAGCGGCTGGAGGCCGACGGCACCCCCACCCGGGTCGTCTCGATGCCCTGCCAGGAGTGGTTCTACGAGCAGGACGAGGCGTACCGGGAGTCGGTTCTGCCGCGCGGGGTAAAGGCACGGGTGAGCGTGGAGGCGGGCATCGCGATGTCGTGGCGGGCGATCGTCGGCGACAGCGGCGAGTGCGTGAGCATCGAGCACTACGGCGCCAGCGCGCCCTACACCGTGCTCTTCGAGCAGTTCGGGTTCACCCCCGACCGGATCGTGGCCGCCGCGCACGCGGCGCTCACCCGGGTGGGCGACATCACCGGTTTCACGACCGGCAACTGA